One genomic region from Knoellia sp. p5-6-4 encodes:
- a CDS encoding LemA family protein, whose translation MWVWIIIGIVVVLLALAVVGVYNGLVKLRNRVQEAWRQIDVELKRRHDLIGNLVETVKGYAAHERGTLEDVMKARSAAMAGGQSPAAQAQTEGALSAALGRLFAVAEAYPDLKANQNFLSLQEELTSTEDRIASARRYYNANVRELNTRVETVPSNIVAGMFGIGRAEYFEAEGAERDVVKVDFGQREATIPPPSGYAGGTPAGSQPGSEGPADPPRGAVPPSE comes from the coding sequence ATGTGGGTCTGGATCATCATCGGCATCGTCGTGGTGCTGCTCGCGCTCGCGGTGGTGGGCGTCTACAACGGGCTCGTCAAGCTGCGCAACCGGGTGCAGGAGGCGTGGCGCCAGATCGACGTCGAGCTCAAGCGGCGGCACGACCTCATCGGCAACCTCGTCGAGACGGTCAAGGGCTACGCGGCCCACGAGCGGGGCACCCTCGAGGACGTCATGAAGGCCCGGTCGGCGGCCATGGCCGGGGGCCAGAGCCCCGCGGCTCAGGCGCAGACCGAGGGTGCCCTCAGCGCCGCGCTCGGCCGGCTCTTCGCCGTCGCCGAGGCCTACCCGGACCTGAAGGCCAACCAGAACTTCCTGTCGCTGCAGGAGGAGCTGACCTCCACGGAGGACAGGATCGCCTCGGCCCGGCGCTACTACAACGCCAACGTGCGCGAGCTCAACACCAGGGTCGAGACGGTGCCGAGCAACATCGTGGCCGGCATGTTCGGCATCGGCCGAGCCGAGTACTTCGAGGCAGAGGGCGCCGAGCGCGACGTGGTGAAGGTCGACTTCGGCCAGCGCGAGGCCACCATCCCGCCCCCCAGCGGGTATGCCGGGGGCACGCCCGCCGGTTCGCAGCCCGGTTCGGAGGGGCCGGCCGACCCGCCGCGGGGGGCCGTGCCGCCGTCCGAGTAG